The following coding sequences are from one Humulus lupulus chromosome X, drHumLupu1.1, whole genome shotgun sequence window:
- the LOC133803716 gene encoding protein SPA, chloroplastic: MSLAPSLPRLHSPFLCCPLKLSTTATSFSSQKFPRNQRSPASYPCIRALDLDQNTVVAISVGVVSVAVGIGVPIFYESQIDNAAKRENTQPCFPCSGSGAQKCRFCLGTGNVTVELGGDDKEVSRCINCDGAGSLTCTTCQGSGIQPRYLDRREFKDDD; the protein is encoded by the exons ATGTCACTAGCTCCCTCGCTTCCCCGCTTGCACTCTCCATTCCTTTGTTGCCCTCTTAAGCTTTCCACCACCGCTACTTCTTTTTCTTCCCAAAAATTCCCCAGAAATCAACGGTCGCCAGCGTCTTATCCGTGCATTAGGGCTTTGGATCTCGATCAAAACACG GTTGTGGCAATATCAGTTGGAGTCGTCAGTGTTGCTGTTGGTATAGGCGTTCCGATCTTCTACGAATCCCAAATCGACAATGCT GCGAAGCGAGAGAACACTCAGCCATGCTTCCCATGCAGTGGTTCCGGCGCCC AAAAATGCAGATTTTGCTTGGGAACTGGAAATGTAACAGTGGAGCTTGGTGGTGATGACAAAGAAGTGTCTCGATGCATCAATTGCGATGGTGCTGGTTCTTTGACATGCACTACATGTCAGGGTTCTGGGATTCAACCTCGGTACCTTGATCGGAG AGAATTCAAAGACGATGACTGA